The following proteins come from a genomic window of Chelmon rostratus isolate fCheRos1 chromosome 23, fCheRos1.pri, whole genome shotgun sequence:
- the LOC121626654 gene encoding serine protease 27-like has protein sequence MDLCKVLCGITVAISLLSKGCHSLPECGMASNNPRIVGGQDAAPGSWPWQVSLSTEFSEAFCGGSLITSEWVLTAAHCISPYDRITAYLGRHNLSDPNLNEASRTINETVCHPAYDPLTLDNDICLLKLSAPVNYTNFIYPVCLASENSTFYAGTSSWVTGWGADANGSYPNILQEVKVPIVGNNECSCSYEGITDNMICAGYKDGGKDSCQGDSGGPMVTKYGDVWVQSGIVSWGEGCARPLAPGVYARVSEYQGWISNITGSSKPGFVTYTSSGTDSDEDFICFPPTTTTTTTTTQSPPSTSPNVTRDGNSIFDGGENVIHFSHFTHFISLCVLFLSLHVLVGDA, from the exons ATGGATCTCTGCAAGGTTCTGTGTGGCATAACAGTGGCGATCAGTCTCTTGTCCAAAG GATGCCATTCACTGCCAG AATGTGGCATGGCTTCAAATAACCCCAGAATTGTGGGAGGTCAAGATGCGGCTCCAGGAAGCTGGCCCTGGCAAGTCAGTTTAAGCACTGAGTTCTCTGAAGCCTTCTGTGGGGGGTCCCTAATTACCAGCGAGTGGGTGctgactgctgctcactgcatATCACC gtatgACAGAATAACGGCTTATCTGGGCCGCCACAACCTGTCAGATCCAAACCTCAATGAAGCGTCACGGACAATTAATGAGACCGTTTGCCATCCTGCATACGACCCCCTGACCTTGGACAACGACATATGCCTCCTGAAGCTGTCGGCCCCTGTGAATTACACGAACTTCATATATCCAGTGTGCTTAGCCTCAGAAAACAGCACTTTCTATGCCGGCACAAGCAGCTGGGTCACTGGTTGGGGTGCTGATGCTAATG GTTCCTATCCCAACATCCTTCAGGAGGTGAAGGTGCCAATTGTGGGAAACAACGAGTGCAGTTGTTCCTATGAAGGAATCACAGACAACATGATCTGTGCTGGGTACAAAGACGGAGGGAAGGATTCATGTCAG GGAGACTCAGGGGGGCCAATGGTGACCAAATATGGTGATGTGTGGGTCCAGAGTGGGATCGTGAGTTGGGGCGAAGGCTGCGCCAGGCCTTTGGCCCCTGGAGTTTACGCTCGTGTGTCCGAGTACCAGGGATGGATCAGCAAcatcacaggcagcagcaaacCAGGCTTTGTTACCTACACTTCCTCAGGAACCGACAGCGACGAAGACTTCATCTGTTTTCCACCCActaccactaccaccaccaccaccacccagtCACCTCCATCCACATCTCCCAACGTCACTCGCGATGGCAACAGCATATTTGACGGTGGTGAGAACGTAATCCACTTCTCCCACTTCACTCACTTCATCTCACTCTGTGTTCTCTTTCTTTCGCTCCATGTTCTGGTTGGCGACGCATAA